Proteins co-encoded in one Gossypium arboreum isolate Shixiya-1 chromosome 11, ASM2569848v2, whole genome shotgun sequence genomic window:
- the LOC108483330 gene encoding protein BPS1, chloroplastic-like, producing MSRPQEPHRPFFHFANPFRKNSHKGSQFNPKLRSLLNDFETALSKKLQKLVPNDKGDILSLSWMKLAMESLSEIHCDIKNLITELDLPVTEWDEKWMDVYLDISVKLLDISIAFTSELTRLNQGHLLLQYGLHKLESDSPELFSRASSSLNSWKQHIGSKNPRVETCRPILDNLVESLNLPKVKNSSKGKVLMRAMYGAKVATTYICSVFAAALSGSSKNLLDLTVPNTLPWAQVFSDVQNTVNVEIRNIFSCGKFTVVRELDAADACVKELSTLLQDGVGTSERESFKNSVSDLRKTEEKLSQGLDNLLKVIDGFFKVVLMGRDALLCNLRKAGGAVPDSVIGKNV from the coding sequence ATGAGTCGTCCTCAGGAACCACATCGCCCTTTCTTCCATTTTGCAAATCCTTTCCGTAAGAATTCACATAAGGGTTCTCAGTTTAATCCAAAACTTCGTTCTTTATTGAATGATTTTGAAACCGCCTTATCAAAGAAGCTGCAAAAACTTGTGCCAAATGACAAGGGTGACATCCTTAGCTTGTCATGGATGAAACTAGCAATGGAGTCACTTTCTGAGATTCATTGTGACATAAAAAACCTGATAACTGAACTTGACCTCCCTGTGACTGAGTGGGATGAAAAATGGATGGATGTGTACCTGGATATCAGTGTGAAGTTGCTTGATATTAGTATTGCTTTTACCTCTGAGCTTACACGGCTTAACCAAGGCCATCTCTTACTTCAATATGGTCTGCACAAGTTGGAGTCGGATTCCCCAGAACTGTTCAGTCGGGCCTCTTCCTCACTTAATAGCTGGAAACAGCACATTGGCTCCAAAAATCCCAGAGTTGAAACTTGTCGACCTATCTTGGACAACCTTGTTGAGTCACTAAACTTGCCTAAGGTCAAAAACTCTTCCAAAGGAAAAGTATTGATGCGTGCTATGTATGGAGCTAAAGTGGCAACTACTTATATATGTAGTGTCTTTGCTGCAGCTCTCTCTGGTTCTTCCAAGAATTTATTGGACTTAACTGTTCCTAACACGCTACCATGGGCACAAGTTTTTTCTGATGTCCAAAATACTGTGAATGTAGAGATTAGAAATATATTTTCTTGCGGAAAATTTACAGTTGTAAGAGAACTGGATGCTGCTGATGCATGCGTCAAGGAATTGTCAACTTTGCTCCAAGATGGGGTGGGAACAAGTGAAAGGGAGTCATTCAAGAATTCTGTTTCAGATTTGAGAAAGACGGAAGAGAAATTATCCCAAGGGCTAGATAATCTTTTGAAGGTGATAGATGGCTTTTTCAAAGTAGTTTTGATGGGGCGTGATGCTTTGCTTTGTAATCTAAGGAAGGCTGGTGGTGCCGTACCAGATTCAGTGATAGGGAAAAATGTATAA
- the LOC108483343 gene encoding uncharacterized protein LOC108483343, with product MKSNRKVEENFLWDQIMKKHFSIAWTFPKLVVSSVLLISIICIFYNLSFSNASNPSNHRSNIINTLHVVDQAMPPPVSSPPKLGPPEKTTLHHLVFGIAASARLWEHRKNYIKLWWKSQEMRGTVWLDKAVANRSDDHLLPPVKISCDTSKFKYKNLKGHRSAIRISRIVSETLRLGFEDVRWFVMGDDDTYFVPENLVRVLSKYDHNQLYYIGSLSESHLQNIHFSYGMAYGGGGFAISYPLAKALAKMQDRCIQRYPGLYGSDDRIHACMAELGIPLTKEPGFHQYDVYGSLLGLLSAHPVAPLISIHHLDVVEPIFPNVNRVQALQRLRVPIKLDSAAIMQQSVCYDKTRSWTISVSWGYTVQIYRGIFSVREMEMPARTFLNWYKRADYSGFSFNTRPVARHACQKPFVFYLSNALYNKNTNQTASEYVQDRLPSSECKWNMANPSRIERVQVYKKPDPHLWDKAPRRNCCRVLPRKKKGTMAIDVRVCGEDDVIELQ from the exons ATGAAAAGCAATCGAAAAGTTGAAGAAAACTTTCTATGGGATCAAATCATGAAAAAACATTTTTCTATTGCTTGGACCTTCCCCAAGTTGGTAGTTTCTTCCGTTCTTTTGATTTCTATCATCTGCATCTTCTACAATCTAAGCTTCTCCAATGCCTCAAACCCGTCTAATCACAGATCCAATATCATCAACACCCTTCATGTTGTTGACCAAGCGATGCCGCCACCTGTTTCTTCCCCACCAAAACTCGGTCCTCCAGAAAAAACTACCCTTCACCACTTAGTTTTCGGCATTGCCGCCTCGGCTCGGCTATGGGAGCATCgtaaaaattacataaaactcTGGTGGAAGTCCCAAGAAATGCGTGGCACCGTCTGGTTAGACAAGGCCGTCGCAAATAGGTCCGACGATCATCTTTTGCCGCCGGTAAAGATCTCATGCGACACTTCCAAGTTCAAGTACAAGAACCTGAAAGGCCACCGTTCTGCCATTAGGATATCCCGCATAGTGTCCGAGACTCTACGGCTTGGCTTTGAAGATGTGAGATGGTTCGTGATGGGAGACGATGATACATATTTTGTGCCGGAGAATTTGGTTAGAGTTTTGTCAAAATACGATCATAATCAGTTGTATTACATTGGGAGCTTGTCGGAGAGTCATTTGCAGAACATACATTTTTCTTATGGGATGGCTTATGGCGGTGGAGGCTTCGCCATCAGTTACCCTTTGGCTAAAGCTCTTGCCAaaatgcaagataggtgtatacAGAGATACCCCGGATTGTACGGTTCCGATGACCGGATACACGCTTGCATGGCGGAGCTTGGAATTCCCCTCACCAAGGAACCCGGATTTCACCAG TACGATGTTTATGGGAGCTTATTGGGCCTACTATCGGCTCACCCTGTAGCTCCTCTAATCTCTATCCACCACCTAGACGTGGTTGAGCCCATATTCCCAAACGTTAACAGGGTCCAAGCCCTTCAACGTCTAAGGGTTCCAATAAAACTGGACTCCGCCGCAATCATGCAGCAATCGGTTTGCTACGACAAAACCCGAAGCTGGACAATCTCGGTCTCTTGGGGCTACACCGTTCAAATATACCGAGGCATATTTTCAGTTAGAGAGATGGAAATGCCTGCCAGAACTTTCTTGAACTGGTATAAGAGAGCTGATTACAGTGGCTTCTCTTTTAACACCCGCCCCGTTGCAAGACATGCTTGCCAGAAACCGTTTGTGTTTTACTTGTCTAATGCTTTGTACAACAAGAACACGAACCAGACAGCTAGCGAGTATGTTCAGGACCGGCTTCCAAGCTCTGAGTGTAAATGGAACATGGCGAATCCTTCACGGATTGAGAGAGTCCAGGTTTATAAAAAACCTGATCCCCATTTATGGGACAAG GCTCCGCGAAGGAATTGTTGCAGGGTCTTGccaaggaaaaagaaaggcaCCATGGCTATTGATGTCCGAGTTTGCGGAGAAGATGATGTCATTGAATTGCAATGA
- the LOC108483747 gene encoding probable polygalacturonase, translating into MELARMIPMRIQVTRIATLLVLVALILGQKGAEARKGRILESFEYIAMSCRAHSASITDFGGIGDGKTSNTKAFQDAVNHLSQYANDGGAQLYVPAGQWLTGSFSLSSHFTLYLHKDAVLLASQDMSEWPVLKALPSYGRGRDAAGGRFASLIFGTNLTDVVVTGANGTIDGQGAFWWQNFHKGKLKYTRPYLIEFMYSDNIQISNLTFLNSPSWNVHPVYSSNILVQGITIIAPITSPNTDGINPDSCTNVRIEDSYIVSGDDCIAVKSGWDEYGISFGMPTKQLVIRRLTCISPYSAAIALGSEMSGGIEDVRAEDITAIHTESGVRIKTARGRGGFVKDIYVKGMTLHTMKWVFWMTGNYKAHADNHYDPNALPVIQGINYRDIMADNVSMAARLEGIEGDPFTQICISNVTIGMAAKAKKVPWTCTDVEGITSGVSPRPCDQLPDQGPEKITACDFPAEPLSIDRVVLKSCTYRTKYM; encoded by the exons ATGGAGTTGGCAAGGATGATTCCCATGAGAATTCAA GTGACTAGGATAGCCACACTCCTTGTGTTGGTGGCATTAATTTTGGGTCAAAAAGGAGCTGAGGCCAGGAAAGGAAGGATATTGGAGTCGTTTGAGTACATAGCTATGAGTTGCAGAGCGCACTCCGCATCAATAACTGATTTTGGAGGAATTGGTGATGGGAAAACATCAAATACTAAAGCATTTCAAGATGCAGTAAATCATCTGAGCCAGTATGCAAATGATGGCGGGGCTCAGTTATATGTTCCCGCTGGACAATGGCTGACTGGGAGCTTTAGCCTCTCCAGCCATTTCACTCTCTATCTTCACAAAGATGCTGTTCTCCTTGCTTCTCAG GATATGAGCGAATGGCCTGTTTTGAAGGCTTTACCGTCGTATGGTCGAGGAAGGGATGCAGCTGGTGGAAGGTTTGCCAGCCTTATATTTGGAACTAATCTCACTGATGTCGTTGTTACAG GGGCCAATGGTACAATCGACGGTCAAGGTGCATTCTGGTGGCAAAATTTCCACAAGGGCAAATTGAAATACACCCGACCTTACCTAATCGAATTCATGTACTCGGACAATATCCAAATTTCCAACCTAACCTTTCTCAACTCTCCATCATGGAATGTTCATCCAGTTTATAGTAG TAACATTCTCGTACAAGGCATCACCATTATTGCTCCTATCACATCTCCAAACACAGATGGTATCAATCCAG ATTCTTGCACGAATGTTAGAATTGAGGACAGTTACATAGTTTCGGGAGATGACTGTATCGCAGTGAAGAGCGGTTGGGATGAATATGGGATCTCATTTGGGATGCCCACCAAACAATTAGTCATTAGGAGGCTGACATGCATTTCTCCTTACAGCGCAGCCATTGCGCTGGGGAGCGAGATGTCGGGCGGAATCGAGGACGTGAGGGCCGAAGACATCACGGCCATCCATACGGAATCTGGGGTCAGGATCAAGACTGCTAGAGGAAGAGGGGGATTCGTGAAAGACATATACGTCAAAGGAATGACTTTGCATACCATGAAATGGGTGTTTTGGATGACAGGGAACTATAAAGCACATGCTGATAATCACTATGATCCCAATGCATTGCCGGTGATTCAGGGGATTAATTACAGAGACATCATGGCGGATAATGTGTCGATGGCTGCCAGGTTGGAAGGGATTGAAGGTGATCCTTTTACTCAAATCTGCATATCCAATGTCACGATTGGAATGGCAGCTAAGGCTAAGAAGGTACCATGGACTTGCACAGACGTCGAGGGGATCACGAGTGGAGTAAGTCCTCGGCCATGTGACCAACTACCAGATCAAGGGCCGGAGAAAATCACGGCTTGTGACTTTCCTGCAGAGCCTTTGTCCATTGATAGAGTGGTGCTCAAAAGTTGTACATATAGGACGAAATACATGTGA